One stretch of Chitinophaga pendula DNA includes these proteins:
- the pnuC gene encoding nicotinamide riboside transporter PnuC, which produces MDLYQDLLTGVHQMSWLEIIAAVFGAISVVCSKQNSIWLYPTGLVSTGIYAYLLSREQFRLYAEATLNVYYFIMSVYGWYHWARKKDQTDVHISKAGQRDWVVTIAIAVIGWGLFYVLLANFSNSDVPVIDAFVSATACSGMWLLARRKIENWILLNISNLVAIPLLFHKHLVPTALLTIFLFIVAVMGYFSWKKQLERRVSV; this is translated from the coding sequence ATGGATCTATACCAGGATCTGCTGACCGGGGTACACCAGATGAGCTGGCTGGAGATAATTGCTGCAGTATTCGGCGCTATCAGCGTAGTATGCAGTAAGCAGAACAGTATCTGGCTGTACCCTACCGGCCTGGTGAGCACGGGCATCTATGCTTATCTCCTTTCGCGGGAGCAATTCCGTTTGTATGCGGAGGCGACGTTGAACGTGTACTACTTTATCATGAGTGTATATGGCTGGTACCATTGGGCAAGGAAAAAAGACCAGACGGACGTGCATATCAGCAAGGCCGGACAACGGGATTGGGTGGTGACCATCGCGATCGCTGTAATAGGCTGGGGACTGTTTTATGTGTTGCTGGCGAATTTCTCCAACTCGGATGTACCGGTGATCGATGCATTTGTATCGGCTACTGCATGTAGTGGTATGTGGTTGCTGGCGAGGCGGAAGATAGAGAACTGGATACTGCTGAATATCTCCAACCTGGTAGCGATACCGTTACTTTTTCACAAGCACCTGGTGCCTACGGCTTTACTGACGATCTTTCTGTTTATTGTCGCGGTAATGGGCTACTTTAGCTGGAAGAAGCAACTGGAGCGTCGGGTGAGTGTTTGA
- a CDS encoding AAA family ATPase: MYRIVVLGPESTGKSTLSQQLAAHFNTRWVPEYARQYLEELPRAYEQPDLLVMAEGQLALEDRLATEARDVLICDTDLYVIKVWSEQKYGTCDPRILQHIASRQYDLYLLTYIDIPWEDDPQREYPDPQMREYFYRIYRDIAINSGVTMIDIRGDYETRLQTAIAAVTTLLSGTTSR; encoded by the coding sequence ATGTATAGGATCGTTGTTTTAGGGCCGGAATCGACCGGAAAGAGTACACTTAGTCAGCAGCTGGCGGCACATTTTAATACGCGGTGGGTGCCTGAATATGCCCGGCAGTACCTGGAGGAATTGCCCCGTGCTTATGAGCAGCCGGACCTGCTAGTGATGGCGGAGGGGCAGCTGGCGCTGGAAGACAGGCTGGCCACCGAAGCCCGGGATGTACTGATCTGTGATACCGACCTGTATGTGATCAAGGTGTGGAGCGAGCAAAAATATGGCACCTGTGACCCCCGGATATTACAGCATATTGCCAGCCGGCAGTATGATCTTTACCTGCTGACCTACATTGATATTCCCTGGGAAGATGATCCGCAGCGGGAGTACCCGGACCCACAGATGCGGGAATACTTTTACCGTATCTACCGGGATATTGCCATCAACAGCGGAGTGACGATGATAGACATCCGTGGGGACTATGAGACGCGCTTACAGACGGCCATCGCTGCGGTGACGACTTTATTATCAGGCACTACTTCCCGGTAA
- the mtgA gene encoding monofunctional biosynthetic peptidoglycan transglycosylase: MNLKGIVPRTWRKLKRLLLILFIAHFAYIIVLRWVNPPVTITMIASWVSLWGSGKSLHKSWVSYPNISQYSKLAVIASEDQLFPDHDGFDFKSIEKAMKHNQNSKKIRGASTISQQVAKNVFLWQGRSYIRKGLEAYFTFMIEKIWGKQRILEVYLNVAEMGEGIFGIEAAAQNYYGKDAASLNREEAAMIAACLPNPTKYTVNPPARITSWRQRRILTQMRNIAGDPDISALVTGK, from the coding sequence ATGAATTTAAAAGGCATTGTCCCAAGGACCTGGAGAAAACTCAAGCGCTTACTATTAATACTGTTCATCGCACACTTTGCTTATATCATCGTGCTCCGTTGGGTCAATCCGCCTGTTACCATCACCATGATCGCCAGCTGGGTCAGCTTATGGGGTTCCGGCAAATCCCTGCATAAATCCTGGGTCAGCTATCCCAATATCTCCCAGTATAGCAAACTCGCCGTGATCGCCAGTGAAGACCAACTGTTCCCCGATCACGATGGCTTCGACTTCAAGTCCATCGAAAAGGCCATGAAACATAATCAGAACAGTAAGAAGATTCGCGGCGCCAGCACCATCAGCCAGCAGGTGGCCAAAAATGTTTTCCTCTGGCAGGGTAGGAGCTATATACGTAAAGGTCTGGAAGCGTACTTCACTTTTATGATAGAGAAGATCTGGGGCAAACAACGTATCCTGGAAGTATATCTGAATGTAGCAGAAATGGGAGAGGGAATCTTTGGTATAGAAGCCGCTGCACAGAACTATTACGGCAAGGATGCCGCCAGTCTTAACAGGGAAGAAGCTGCCATGATCGCTGCCTGTCTCCCTAATCCCACTAAATACACGGTCAATCCTCCTGCCCGTATCACTAGTTGGCGCCAGCGGCGTATACTCACGCAGATGCGCAACATTGCCGGCGATCCCGATATTTCCGCCCTGGTTACCGGGAAGTAG
- a CDS encoding L-threonylcarbamoyladenylate synthase gives MILQVHPDNPNPRHLKTIIECLKDGGVIIYPTDTVYGMGCDITQHKAIERICRIKQIDPKKAQFSFICYDLSHLSDYAKSVDTPVFRILKKALPGPYTFILPASRQVPKLLKTKKDTVGIRVPDNNICRTIVKELGNPVMSTSLPIEDYVEEYTDPEIIHEKFGKIVDIVVDGGMGGMRFSTIVDCTGPEPELIREGLGDWESIS, from the coding sequence ATGATTCTACAGGTACATCCTGACAACCCGAATCCCCGTCATCTGAAGACGATCATAGAATGTTTGAAAGACGGCGGTGTGATCATCTACCCTACCGATACGGTATATGGTATGGGGTGTGATATAACCCAGCATAAGGCGATAGAGCGTATTTGCCGGATTAAACAGATCGACCCCAAAAAAGCACAGTTCTCCTTTATCTGCTACGACCTCAGTCATTTATCTGACTATGCCAAGAGTGTGGATACGCCGGTATTCAGGATATTGAAGAAGGCGTTGCCGGGGCCATATACTTTTATCCTGCCGGCGAGCCGCCAGGTGCCGAAGTTATTAAAGACCAAAAAGGATACGGTGGGTATCCGTGTACCGGATAATAATATCTGCCGTACGATCGTAAAGGAGCTGGGTAATCCGGTGATGAGCACATCGTTGCCGATAGAGGACTATGTGGAGGAGTATACTGATCCGGAGATCATCCATGAGAAGTTCGGCAAGATCGTCGATATCGTGGTGGATGGTGGTATGGGAGGGATGCGTTTTTCTACGATAGTAGACTGTACCGGTCCGGAGCCGGAGTTGATCCGCGAAGGACTCGGTGATTGGGAATCGATCTCCTGA
- a CDS encoding 3-keto-5-aminohexanoate cleavage protein encodes MLQVAMNGSRHIGDSVYLPAGVQAIAADAAAAVTAGACSVHVHIRDRLGEETLSAPDVGGQLEAIRQAVPGVPVGISTGAWIVPDVTERLACIAAWEVLPDFVSVNFDEDGHEAVAHAVLQKGIGIEAGINSVYAAKQLIRSGLLSQCFRILLEPPAAELPAALALVTALEELLLPLPETGQVVLLHGVDHTSWPLLELAYAKGYQSRIGLEDTLYLPGGILGSNAEMVSQGIAIAQRKHR; translated from the coding sequence ATGTTGCAAGTTGCTATGAATGGTAGCCGGCATATCGGCGATAGCGTCTATTTGCCCGCAGGGGTACAGGCGATTGCTGCCGACGCAGCTGCTGCGGTGACGGCAGGGGCCTGTTCTGTACATGTACATATACGGGACCGCCTGGGTGAGGAGACGTTGTCGGCGCCGGATGTCGGGGGGCAGCTGGAAGCGATCCGTCAGGCTGTTCCGGGAGTACCGGTGGGTATCAGTACCGGCGCGTGGATCGTACCGGATGTAACAGAGCGGCTGGCATGCATAGCAGCCTGGGAGGTGTTGCCGGACTTTGTATCGGTGAACTTTGACGAGGATGGCCATGAGGCAGTAGCACATGCAGTGTTGCAAAAAGGAATAGGTATAGAAGCCGGTATCAACAGTGTTTATGCGGCAAAACAGTTGATTAGGAGTGGGTTGTTGTCGCAATGTTTCCGGATACTGCTGGAGCCTCCGGCAGCGGAGTTACCTGCTGCATTAGCGTTGGTGACTGCCCTGGAGGAGTTATTGCTTCCCCTGCCGGAAACGGGGCAGGTGGTGTTGTTACACGGGGTAGATCATACCAGCTGGCCATTATTGGAGCTGGCGTATGCGAAGGGCTACCAGAGCCGGATCGGTCTGGAAGACACCTTGTATCTGCCGGGAGGGATATTGGGGAGTAATGCGGAGATGGTGAGCCAGGGGATAGCAATTGCGCAGCGAAAGCACCGGTAG
- a CDS encoding aminopeptidase C produces the protein MSKWILGAAALFCSTATLAQTATNKEGSKYQFTVIKDIEAYDVQNQGRTGTCWSFSGLSFFESELMRMGKGKGLNLSEMFVVNKMYPLKAANYVRMHGKANFGEGGGFPDDLLCLREYGLVPQDVYDGNRQKMYNNGEMNNLLEGLLKTIGNTEGTINPNWQKAFKGVLNAYMGETPEKFEYKGKSYTPQSFAKELGLHADDYVIVTSFTHHPYYSQFVLEVPDNWNWEKVYNVPLNELVNIAESAVTNGYSIAWASDVSEKGFNFRDGLAIVPDQDWADLTPDARKKLFEEPGKEKTITPEVRQQAFDNYETQDDHGMHIVGLVKDQQGTKYFKVKNSWGTENPCGGYFYASVPFFAYKTTNIMLHKKAIPADIAKKLGIK, from the coding sequence ATGAGCAAATGGATACTAGGCGCTGCCGCCCTATTCTGCAGTACCGCAACCCTGGCACAAACTGCCACCAACAAAGAGGGTAGCAAATACCAATTTACTGTTATCAAAGACATCGAAGCCTACGACGTACAAAACCAGGGCCGTACCGGTACCTGCTGGTCGTTCTCCGGCCTCTCTTTCTTCGAATCAGAACTCATGCGCATGGGCAAAGGCAAAGGCCTTAACCTCAGCGAAATGTTTGTTGTAAACAAAATGTACCCGCTGAAAGCTGCCAATTATGTACGTATGCATGGAAAAGCCAACTTCGGCGAAGGTGGCGGCTTCCCCGACGACCTGCTTTGCCTCCGCGAATACGGCCTCGTCCCCCAGGATGTATACGACGGCAACCGTCAGAAGATGTATAACAACGGTGAAATGAACAACCTCCTCGAAGGCTTGCTCAAAACCATCGGCAACACAGAAGGTACTATCAACCCTAACTGGCAGAAAGCATTCAAAGGAGTACTTAACGCCTATATGGGCGAAACCCCGGAGAAATTCGAATACAAAGGCAAATCATATACCCCCCAGTCCTTCGCTAAAGAACTGGGCCTCCATGCCGACGACTACGTGATCGTGACCTCTTTCACCCACCACCCTTACTACAGCCAGTTCGTACTGGAAGTACCAGACAACTGGAACTGGGAAAAAGTATACAACGTTCCGCTCAATGAACTCGTTAACATCGCCGAATCTGCTGTGACCAATGGCTATAGCATCGCCTGGGCCAGCGATGTAAGCGAAAAAGGCTTCAACTTCAGAGATGGCCTCGCCATCGTCCCCGATCAGGACTGGGCTGACCTCACACCGGATGCCCGCAAAAAGCTGTTCGAAGAACCGGGTAAAGAAAAAACCATCACGCCTGAAGTAAGACAACAAGCCTTCGATAACTACGAAACACAGGACGACCACGGTATGCATATCGTAGGCCTCGTAAAAGATCAGCAAGGCACCAAATACTTTAAGGTAAAGAACTCATGGGGCACTGAAAACCCTTGCGGTGGCTATTTCTACGCTTCCGTTCCTTTCTTCGCCTACAAAACCACTAATATCATGCTGCACAAAAAAGCGATCCCCGCCGATATCGCTAAAAAGTTAGGCATCAAATAA
- a CDS encoding GNAT family N-acetyltransferase, whose product MILTSHLQLLPCSLQYFEALLHGNNVLGDLLGIDIPEHWTDYPEMVLVAYDKLRNDPAILGWFFYLVIHRKHQRLIGAGGFKGKPDHSGTVEIGYEISQDYRDLGLGTELAFGLIRFAFGHSYVKRVIAHTEKEYNASVKILQKAGMHFAGEVPDKENDSLWLWEINREQYEAILPTEQ is encoded by the coding sequence ATGATTTTAACATCACACCTGCAACTTTTACCGTGCTCCCTGCAATATTTTGAGGCATTACTGCACGGAAATAATGTGTTAGGTGACCTGCTCGGCATTGATATTCCCGAGCACTGGACAGACTACCCCGAAATGGTACTGGTGGCGTACGACAAACTTCGCAACGACCCCGCTATATTGGGCTGGTTCTTCTACCTGGTCATACACCGCAAACACCAACGCCTCATCGGCGCCGGCGGCTTCAAAGGCAAGCCTGACCATTCCGGCACCGTAGAAATAGGCTATGAAATATCCCAGGACTACCGCGACCTGGGTCTCGGTACAGAACTTGCCTTCGGCCTTATCAGGTTCGCATTCGGCCATTCTTATGTGAAAAGGGTCATCGCTCACACAGAAAAAGAATACAATGCCTCTGTAAAGATCCTTCAGAAAGCAGGCATGCACTTCGCCGGCGAAGTGCCCGATAAAGAGAACGACTCCCTCTGGTTATGGGAGATCAACAGAGAACAATACGAAGCAATATTGCCAACAGAACAGTGA
- the polA gene encoding DNA polymerase I yields the protein MQKKLFLLDAMALIYRAYYALIRNPRLTTTGRNTNAQFGFTTTLLDLINKEKPTHMAVAFDTHAPTERHTSFVDYKANREDAPEDLLDALPDIKRIIEGFNIPVVELDGYEADDVIGTLAWQAAASGYTVFMVTPDKDYGQLVKDNVFIWKPPYMGSKEEVLGPKEVCEKWQIKDVHQVIDILGLMGDAVDNIPGIAGVGEKTAMKLLAQYGSLENILANADNIGGKMGEKIKAGHENAVLSKQLATIITNVPVTFHEEDFCLKEPNKEKLTEIFTELEFKSLGKRVLGDNFGGQADTAAKGRAQQTDLFGNTVDTPASATVAPAAEEEGLNVLMADKNIDNTPHNYQLIDSPEKRKALLTLLQQYDEVSFDTETTGTDANAVEIVGMSFSVIKGEGYYIPMPPDWEAARAILEEFRPLFENEKIMFIGQNIKYDMIVLKWYGLEIPGRVFDTMLAHYLIEPEGRRSMDMLSAQYLQYAPVSIETLIGKKGKGQGTMRDVEIEKIKDYAAEDADITLQLKEKFEPMLPQKAVEKVFYEVENPLVQVLTHMEYEGIRIDTQTLSDYSRELDTEIRRAEESVYEQAGVRFKLASPKQLGEVLFEKLQLDPKAKKTRTGQYATGEDVLQKLANKHKIVDDILIFRELSKLKSTYVDALPLMINPRTNRVHTSYNQAVAVTGRLSSNNPNLQNIPIRTDRGREVRKAFVPRSEEFTLLSADYSQIELRIIAAISEDAGMSSAFRDGVDIHTATAAKVYGIDIADVTSDMRRNAKSVNFGIIYGVSAFGLSENLGIARGEAKTLIDNYFTQYPAIRDYMDNQIQSAQKKGYVETLLGRKRWLKDINSSNAVVRGYAERNAINMPIQGTAADMIKLAMIAVHKTFKAHNLRSRMILQVHDELVFDAHVDEVEIIKPLIRDAMKNALPLSVPVEVEIGTGKNWLEAH from the coding sequence ATGCAAAAAAAACTATTTTTACTGGATGCAATGGCATTGATTTATCGTGCCTACTATGCATTGATAAGGAATCCCCGGCTTACCACCACCGGTCGTAATACCAACGCCCAGTTTGGTTTTACCACCACTTTACTGGATCTTATCAACAAAGAGAAACCTACCCACATGGCAGTGGCGTTCGATACGCATGCCCCCACAGAAAGACATACTTCATTCGTTGACTATAAAGCCAACCGGGAAGACGCTCCCGAAGACCTGCTCGATGCTTTGCCTGATATCAAACGCATCATCGAAGGCTTCAACATCCCTGTTGTAGAATTAGATGGCTATGAAGCAGATGACGTGATCGGCACCCTCGCCTGGCAGGCCGCCGCCAGCGGATATACCGTATTCATGGTCACCCCTGATAAAGACTACGGACAGCTGGTAAAAGACAATGTATTCATCTGGAAGCCCCCCTATATGGGCTCTAAAGAGGAAGTCCTCGGTCCCAAGGAGGTATGTGAAAAATGGCAGATCAAAGATGTCCACCAGGTGATCGATATCCTTGGCCTTATGGGCGATGCGGTAGACAACATCCCGGGTATCGCCGGGGTAGGAGAAAAGACCGCCATGAAACTACTGGCACAATATGGCTCCCTGGAAAACATACTGGCCAATGCAGATAACATCGGCGGTAAAATGGGCGAAAAGATCAAAGCCGGCCATGAAAATGCCGTCCTGTCCAAACAACTGGCGACTATCATCACTAATGTGCCAGTGACCTTCCATGAAGAAGATTTCTGCCTCAAAGAACCCAACAAGGAAAAACTGACAGAGATCTTCACCGAACTCGAATTTAAGTCGCTGGGCAAACGTGTACTGGGTGATAATTTCGGAGGTCAAGCCGATACTGCCGCAAAAGGCCGCGCACAACAAACGGACCTTTTCGGCAACACAGTAGATACGCCTGCCTCTGCTACGGTAGCCCCCGCTGCTGAAGAAGAGGGCCTGAATGTTCTCATGGCCGATAAAAATATCGACAATACGCCGCACAACTACCAGCTCATCGATTCCCCGGAGAAACGAAAAGCATTACTGACCCTGCTGCAGCAATACGACGAAGTATCCTTCGATACCGAAACTACCGGTACCGATGCCAATGCGGTGGAGATCGTCGGCATGAGCTTCTCCGTTATAAAAGGAGAGGGCTATTATATCCCCATGCCGCCCGACTGGGAAGCTGCCAGGGCTATCCTCGAAGAGTTCAGACCTCTTTTCGAAAACGAAAAGATCATGTTCATCGGCCAGAACATCAAGTATGATATGATCGTACTCAAGTGGTATGGCCTTGAAATACCGGGCAGAGTATTCGACACCATGCTCGCACATTATCTCATCGAACCCGAAGGCCGCCGCAGCATGGATATGCTGAGCGCCCAATACCTGCAATATGCCCCCGTTTCCATAGAAACGCTAATCGGCAAAAAAGGCAAAGGCCAGGGTACTATGCGCGATGTAGAGATCGAAAAGATCAAAGACTACGCGGCTGAAGATGCAGATATTACCTTGCAGCTGAAGGAAAAGTTCGAGCCGATGTTGCCGCAGAAGGCGGTAGAGAAAGTATTCTACGAAGTGGAAAATCCGCTGGTACAGGTACTCACTCATATGGAATATGAAGGCATCCGTATCGATACGCAGACACTGTCCGACTATTCCCGCGAGCTGGATACCGAGATCCGTCGTGCAGAAGAAAGTGTGTATGAACAGGCTGGTGTACGTTTTAAGTTAGCGTCCCCCAAACAATTGGGTGAGGTGCTGTTCGAAAAATTACAGCTGGACCCTAAAGCCAAAAAAACACGTACCGGGCAATATGCTACCGGTGAAGATGTACTCCAGAAGCTGGCCAACAAACACAAGATCGTCGATGACATCCTGATATTCCGGGAACTGAGCAAGCTGAAATCTACCTATGTAGATGCCTTACCGCTCATGATCAATCCACGTACCAACAGGGTGCATACTTCCTATAATCAGGCCGTGGCGGTGACGGGCCGGCTCAGCTCCAACAACCCGAACCTCCAGAACATTCCTATCCGCACCGATAGAGGTAGAGAGGTACGTAAGGCTTTCGTGCCGCGTAGTGAGGAATTTACCTTACTCTCCGCCGACTATTCCCAGATAGAGTTACGTATCATCGCCGCCATCAGTGAAGATGCCGGGATGAGCAGCGCTTTCCGGGATGGCGTAGATATCCATACCGCTACTGCAGCCAAAGTGTATGGCATAGACATCGCCGACGTCACCTCCGATATGCGCCGTAACGCCAAAAGCGTCAACTTCGGTATCATATACGGTGTGAGTGCTTTTGGCCTCTCTGAAAACCTGGGCATCGCCAGGGGAGAAGCCAAAACGCTGATCGACAACTACTTCACACAGTATCCGGCTATCCGTGACTATATGGACAACCAAATACAGTCGGCACAGAAGAAGGGTTATGTCGAGACCCTCCTGGGACGTAAACGCTGGCTGAAAGATATCAACTCTTCCAATGCAGTCGTTCGCGGTTATGCCGAACGAAATGCCATCAACATGCCGATACAAGGTACTGCAGCCGACATGATCAAACTGGCGATGATCGCTGTACACAAAACCTTTAAAGCACACAACCTGCGCAGCCGTATGATCCTACAGGTACATGATGAATTGGTATTCGATGCACATGTCGACGAAGTAGAGATCATCAAACCGTTGATACGTGATGCCATGAAGAACGCACTTCCCCTGTCTGTACCTGTGGAAGTGGAGATCGGGACCGGTAAAAACTGGCTCGAAGCACACTAA
- a CDS encoding arsenate reductase family protein, with protein MKKIYHLSTCNTCQRIIAEVDAKEKGFELQDIKTQPITATQLEEMHQLSGSYEVLFSRRSQKYRPMGLHEKTLSEKDYRDLILQEYSFLKRPVAIADGKIFIGNDKKTVEALKAVK; from the coding sequence ATGAAGAAAATATATCATTTATCGACCTGCAATACCTGTCAGCGGATCATTGCAGAAGTGGATGCGAAAGAAAAAGGATTTGAGTTGCAGGACATCAAGACGCAGCCGATCACTGCAACGCAGCTGGAGGAGATGCATCAGCTGTCGGGAAGTTATGAGGTATTATTTAGCCGCCGGTCGCAGAAATACCGTCCGATGGGATTGCATGAGAAGACGTTGAGTGAAAAGGATTACCGGGACCTGATCTTACAGGAGTATTCGTTTCTGAAGCGGCCGGTGGCGATCGCAGACGGAAAGATTTTTATCGGAAATGATAAGAAGACCGTAGAAGCGCTGAAAGCCGTTAAATAG
- a CDS encoding glycosyltransferase, translated as MSTRLSAKKILVVPLDWGLGHATRDIPLIHELLNAGCEVFIAAEGKHAALLQQEFPQITILPLQGYRIQYAQKGIFFGWKIIQQIPQIIKAVKNEQQWLQKTVKEYGIDAVISDNRFGLYHKDIPTVFISHQLLIKTPFGNPVEALLQQLNYRYIRRYSACWIPDFAGDNNLSGILAHPAKLPPHTTYLGCLSRFVPREGVAKKYDLLVLISGPEPQRTNLETMVISQIKDLDISALIVSGKPGEQQHIQLTPKVLQVNHLDAKALNEAMLASDMVLSRSGYTTLMDLAKLDKKAILIPTPGQSEQEYLGKHLMQKGYFYNVSQTGFHLQQTLEAVKTFPFRSFQHEGDMEQYKAVVRQFVAQLHPPVGDAVTA; from the coding sequence TTGTCCACACGGCTTTCCGCGAAAAAAATTCTTGTCGTTCCTCTAGACTGGGGACTCGGCCATGCGACACGCGATATCCCGCTTATCCATGAACTATTAAACGCTGGTTGCGAAGTTTTTATTGCAGCGGAAGGAAAGCATGCCGCCCTGCTGCAACAAGAGTTCCCCCAGATCACCATTCTCCCGCTACAAGGTTATCGCATTCAATACGCTCAGAAAGGTATTTTCTTTGGCTGGAAGATCATCCAGCAGATCCCACAGATCATCAAAGCCGTTAAGAATGAGCAACAATGGTTGCAAAAGACGGTCAAAGAGTATGGCATAGATGCCGTGATCTCTGACAATCGTTTCGGCCTCTACCATAAAGACATCCCTACCGTTTTCATCTCCCACCAGTTGCTTATCAAGACTCCTTTCGGCAACCCTGTGGAAGCATTGCTGCAACAACTCAACTACCGATATATCCGCCGATACAGCGCCTGCTGGATACCCGACTTCGCGGGCGACAACAACCTGTCCGGCATCCTCGCCCACCCGGCAAAATTGCCTCCGCATACCACTTACCTGGGCTGCCTCAGCCGTTTTGTTCCGCGAGAAGGCGTTGCAAAAAAATATGATCTCCTGGTACTCATCTCAGGTCCCGAACCACAACGTACGAACCTGGAAACCATGGTAATCAGTCAGATAAAAGACCTGGATATCAGTGCGCTCATCGTAAGTGGCAAACCGGGCGAACAACAGCATATACAGCTGACGCCCAAAGTCTTACAGGTGAACCACCTCGATGCCAAAGCCCTCAACGAAGCGATGCTCGCTTCCGATATGGTGCTCAGCCGCTCGGGTTATACCACCCTGATGGACCTCGCCAAACTGGATAAAAAAGCCATTCTCATCCCTACCCCCGGTCAATCCGAACAGGAATACCTGGGCAAACACCTCATGCAGAAAGGCTACTTCTATAATGTTTCCCAGACCGGCTTCCATCTCCAGCAAACACTGGAAGCCGTGAAGACATTCCCGTTCCGCTCGTTCCAGCATGAAGGTGATATGGAGCAATATAAGGCCGTTGTAAGACAGTTCGTTGCGCAACTGCACCCACCTGTCGGCGACGCCGTTACCGCCTGA
- a CDS encoding formimidoylglutamase, with the protein MADFTLLQAFLQPVSKATLNDDREYDEYQIGGVTDLYEPHHIPDLDAAAIVLLGAPEERGYGVGGKKNGSGADVIRKEFYRLFYWHREIRIADVGNLQAGDTLADSYAALKTVLGELLNANKTIIILGGSHDLTYAQYKAYAAHHYIVEMTMADALIDLQEESASKAESFLMDMLTEQPNYIRHYNHLGFQSYFVHPRMLETLDKLRFDCYRLGKIRENIEEAEPVLRNTDLFSLDINVMRHTDAPASTLSPNGFTGEEACALSKYAGMSSQLSSYGIYGYRPERDHEQLTAKQIAQMLWYFVDGRAVRGKEATLEERDAFWEFHIAFADIDTVFLKSKKTGRWWMQLPGKEFVPCAYNDYLLASNNEIPERWLRHQERQ; encoded by the coding sequence ATGGCAGACTTTACGCTCCTCCAAGCCTTTTTGCAACCCGTTTCCAAAGCCACCCTGAATGATGATCGAGAGTATGATGAATACCAGATCGGTGGTGTAACTGATCTCTATGAACCGCATCATATCCCTGACCTGGATGCCGCAGCAATCGTATTGCTGGGGGCTCCCGAAGAACGTGGATATGGCGTCGGCGGAAAAAAAAATGGCAGCGGTGCGGATGTGATACGCAAAGAATTCTACCGTTTATTTTACTGGCATAGAGAAATTCGTATAGCCGACGTAGGTAACCTGCAGGCCGGCGATACGCTCGCAGATAGCTATGCCGCCCTGAAGACTGTACTGGGCGAATTGTTGAATGCAAATAAGACCATCATTATATTGGGGGGCTCACATGATCTGACATACGCACAGTATAAAGCCTATGCAGCGCATCATTACATTGTAGAAATGACAATGGCAGATGCACTAATTGATCTGCAGGAAGAATCAGCATCCAAGGCCGAGAGTTTCCTGATGGATATGCTTACAGAACAACCGAACTATATCAGGCATTATAACCACCTGGGATTCCAGAGTTACTTCGTACATCCGAGGATGTTGGAGACACTGGATAAACTACGCTTCGACTGTTACCGGCTGGGCAAGATCCGGGAGAATATTGAAGAGGCCGAACCGGTACTGCGCAATACAGACCTGTTTAGCCTTGATATCAATGTGATGCGGCATACGGATGCGCCGGCCTCTACCCTTTCGCCTAACGGATTTACCGGAGAAGAAGCCTGCGCGCTCTCCAAATATGCAGGAATGAGCAGCCAGCTTAGCTCCTATGGGATCTATGGTTACCGTCCGGAACGGGATCACGAGCAACTGACAGCCAAACAGATCGCGCAGATGCTGTGGTACTTTGTAGATGGCCGCGCCGTACGAGGTAAAGAAGCGACACTGGAAGAACGGGATGCGTTCTGGGAATTCCATATCGCGTTTGCAGATATCGATACCGTATTCCTGAAGAGTAAAAAGACAGGACGCTGGTGGATGCAATTGCCCGGTAAAGAGTTTGTTCCCTGCGCTTACAATGATTATCTGCTGGCCAGCAACAATGAGATACCGGAGCGTTGGCTACGGCATCAGGAAAGACAATAA